A region of the Muricauda sp. MAR_2010_75 genome:
CCCAACAGGAAATACCGCTCCGCAAGGAACAAAGGATAGATGAACAGGTCCATCAACCAAAGAATGACCCCGATGATAAAGGCCAAGACCTTCAAACCGTACAAAGGGGTCACCAGGGCCTCATACAACAGTGCCATGGCCTTTTTGGCGGCTTCCAAGGCACCCACATCCCGTTCCAGATCTACATCCTGCAGCTGCAATGGGAGGAGTGCCGGAGCCGTGTCCCGGTATTGGACCTCAATGGCCACCAAAATGCCATCGAAGACTCCCAATACCTCTGTGGAGAAAATGACCAGCAGCACCACCAAAAAATTCTTGGCCAGTTCCGTTGGGGTCAATCCCCAGGTATGGCCATCGATGGTGGCGATGCCCTCATTGTATTTCTTCAATATATTTATCAAAAAGAACAGGACGGCCAAGGTCTTCATCCCCACAATGGTATATTGGGAGAAATCACTGTCCTTGATGGTCTGAAAGACCGCATCCACATATTCCAATCCTATGCCCAAAAAGTATCCCGCCATCAGTATTCCGTTTCCCGATTATTGATAATATCCTGCATCCTCCGAAAGGAGATGATCTCTCGATAGCGACGGGTCTTGACCTCAAGCTCGGCCACCATTTCCTGGGACTGGACTTTCTTTTCCATCAAAATGGCGGTACGCTCCGCATCGGTCATCTTCAAAAAATCACTAGACAAGATCTGGTATACAAAATCCAGGTCATCAATGGCCGTATCCATGATCTGCTCAAAGGCTTTGGATACCTGTTCCACTTCCCCCGCCTTGATATAGGGGGAGTTCAGAATATCACGAAGATCGTTCTGTACCGTTCGAAATAAAATCTCGTTGTTACGTGCCAATTCCCGAAGCGCCTTCAGTTGTTTGATGGTGTTATTGACCTTGACAATATTGTCCTTCTGTTCCTTTAAAAACTCCACGGTCTTTAGCAGTTCAGAGGTCTGTTTGGCCGATTCCAACAAGGACTTCGTCATACTGATAAAGTTCGTGTTGTCATACACCGGCATCCCCTGGGCCGTAGCACGGCCGGACAAGGAAATGGCCAAGATCAGCGCCAAGATCCACAATCGGGGATTGTTCCATAAGGTTTGTTTCCAATCTATTTTCATATCATTTTCTTTTGTTGATTTATAAATTCCGTAATGGCCCGTTCCATATCCCCGAACTGTGCAAAGAGTTCCATGATCTGACCATGTTCCATCCCATCGGTGAGATAGGCCGCATAGACCTCTGGGGGTACCTCCAAGCGAAAGACATTGCTTTCCTTCCCGATCTTGACAAAGATCTCGGTGTATTTGCGTTCCCCAGTAAGATTGTTTCTAAGGGACTTTAATTGATTGAGATCATGGTTGGAGAGGTGCAACCGTCTAACCAATTCATGATAGCCCTTCTCGTTCCGCAGGCTATAAATTACTTGGGTATTCTCCAGGATACTTGCCGAAGTGGCATTTTCAGGTAACTGGTTGATGGATTGCAGGATGATCCCAATGGCCCCGTTCTGTTTTCGGATGGCCTGGTAATAGAACTCCACACTCTCCAGGACATTGGGAAACTTGAGCTGCTTGGCAAACTCATCGAAAAGAATAATGCCCCTTTCCGAACGGTTTCGCCAAATGGTGCGTTGGATGGCCGACTTGATCAATTTGAGCATTACGGACAGGATTTCCCTATTGTCGCGCACCTCGTCCAACTCAAAGACAATTAAACGCTTGTCCTCAATTTTATAGGTCTGATCTTCTGCCATATGAAACAGAAAACTGTACAGTCCCCCGTCCACATATTCGGAAAGGATGTGCAAAAATCCATAGACATTGAAATCCGATTCCTGAACCCGTGTATCCTCGATCAAAGTATCTTTGTTCCTATCAACGAACTGATATAGGGAAGCCAAGGAATGCCCCTCCATGATCTTATTATAATAGTGCAACAACACTTTTTTCAAGGCCACTTCCTTGGATTTGGTCACATGGCTTTCCGCCAAGAGCTCCAAAAGGAACAGGGCCAGATCTTCCAAGCGTTCGGGATTCAAATCGGACTGTTCTGAAATGTAAAAGGGATTGATGCCCAGATTCTTCCCCTGTTCGTATCGCAATATGATATGATCATCGGGATACAATTGGGCAAATTTGGCATAGGAACCCCCTAGATCGATAATGACCAGTCGTACATCGGCCTCAAAGTATTGACGTAGAATATTATTGGCCAAAAAGGATTTCCCCTCCCCGGTCGGGGCAAAAATGGCAAAGTTCCGGGCCTTGATACGCCTTTTCCCCTCGTCCCATACATCCTTGACCACAGGAATATTGTACTGTCTATCATTAAAAACGATCCCTGTTTCATCAGAGCGATAATTGGTATTGTTGATATACAGACAAAGGGCCGCTTTGAGATCCATCACGAAGAGATCCTCATTGGAAAAGTTGGAAGCATGACTGGGATAGGAGTTCAAAAAATAATGTTTGCGCTCCTCTCCGTTGGGATGATAGGGTCGAATATCCAATTCCTTTAATTGCGCCTTGATGCCAGAAGCAATGCGCTTCAACACCCCAGCTTCCGTATGCCAAAAAACAATATTCACATGGCCACGAACAATCCGTGCGGTATCATCCCCATTGATCCTGTCCAAGATATGTTGGACCTTGTTGCGAACCACTTTGTTCTGGGAACCAAAATTGGAGCTCTTGGAGAGTTCCTCTATTTTTTTGTCCAATCGTTTGCGCCATTGATGGGTATCGTCCAGAAAAAGAATCTGGTTGATGATATGGTTTTCCCCCAATTCCAGTCCCAGATCGTCCATAAAACCCTTATGAAAGCTGAATCCGTCCGAACTGAATTTCCCATTGGGCACACTGCTCTGCACGGTTTCTCCAAAACATTTTTCATTATTGATGGCCATCACATCGAAATAATGGTCACCAATTTCCAATGGGCCTTTTCCGAGCTGGATATCCGTATCAAAATCAAGATTGAACCCATTGAAATAATTATGGGTATGCTTCAATATGGCTTCAGGTTCCATGGGAACCATGGTCACGCTTTTGGAGTTGTTGACATAGGATACCGCATCGTTCACCGAAGTAATAAATTCCGCTACCTGCACATCCAGTTTACGGTGAAGACCATTCTCCACTTTTCGAAAGGGATTGACATATTTGGTGGCATTGAATGCCTTCTCAAGAGGAAGTACAAATAAGAGATAACTCTGATGGTCCAAATGCTCCCTACCTACAAAATAATCATGGGTAGCCTTTGCCAGAAAGGTATCCCTTGGAAGGTTCCTAGCATCATAACCTTTCTTTTGATACCTATCCTGCTTATGGATAATAGCACCCACGGGCAAGGATTTAAAAGCTTGGAACCACATCCCGTGCAGCTCCTCAAAATCCGTCTCAGAAAGGGAGTATATCTCAGGTAATTCCACTTGATAACACAACACCACATTGCCATTGCTCCCAAAGACCACATGGTTTTGGATATCCAGGATTGGGTGAAATGCATTGAAATTGAGCTTAGACATAGTCAATGGGATTTAACTGTTTTAGGCTTATGTTCTTGGGAAAGGTTTGCACTACCCTCCATTGGAAAGGTTGCTTCACCCACTGCAACAATGCCCCATAGAGAAGGGCATTGAAGAGCAGTAGGCCCACGATGACACCAAATTGAAACGAAAAAATGATGATCAAAAGCGAACCGATGATAGACACCATCATCAGGGCAAACAGGGAAATGGACAGCCCCATGATCATGGCCCGCTTTCTAATATTTCTATAGACCTCGAACCGTTTCATCAGACCACGATTCCAATGAGATAGGTAAATATGCCCACAACTGCACCGGCAATCAAAACAAAGACCAAGACCCGGGTAATGCCCCTTTTTAGATCAGAATTTTCCCCAAAGAAATGTCCGGCATTGAACAGGAAACCCACTAAAAAGATAACTCCCAGGATGATAGGAAAGATGGCCCGAATGGTATCTGAAATATCGTTGACCGAATCCTCGATGCCTCCGATCTGGGCCAAAAGGGCACTGGAGGTAAAAAGCAACATTAAGGTGATGAAGAAAGATTTTCGCATATCGTAAACGTTTAAGGGTTAGACGATTTTTGATATGTGAAAAGTATTATAAATATATATTCAAATAACTGATTATCAATTATTTGTGAATATCATTTTAGCTGCATAGAAAGAAGCTCAATTGGTCAGGAATCCGTACAGATTTAATTGTTCCTTGACCAGTCCTTGTTCATAAGTGCCATCTGGTTCCCATCACAAAAGCAGAAAAACGTCAAAAGTGGCTGATCGGCCCATCAAAAAGTGTTGCAATTCGCCAAAATTCAAAGCTACATGCTACACCGCCACAAAACCTTATTTTCTTTTGTCCTTACTGTCCTTATCGAATCCCACTAGGTTAAAGAGTTCCCGCATTCTTGACCTTACTCGGTTCCCATACCTTAATTCGAGTTCCTGTGCATTGAGATTGGTGGTGGCATGGGTCTTGATCTTATGGTCAGTGAACAGCTCATAGCGGGACAGCAAGATCTCCCCCATGACATTGCACTCCTTTCCAAAATGGACCCCATCAGGTTCCACACCCAGGTCGTCAAAACAAAAGGATTGGGTGTTTCCATAGTCCCCAATAATCTTATAGCCCAAATGGTTGAAGCCAAAGACAATGTTCCTGGAGGGAATGACTTCATAAGGCCTTTGGTGGGGCACCATGAACTTGAACAGTTTCATCAAACTGGTCTTCCCACAGCCTACCGGACCTGAAAGGAGAAGGCCCTTATCCACATCGATCCCGAACTGTTTGCAACGTTCCCTGTCCCTGATAAAGTAGAGACTGAGCTTGTACAGCATCTCCCGGTCCTCCCTGTGCATCCTGAACTTCTTGCCAAACAGGAGTTTTCCCTTGGCATCGAGGTAGACCAGGATCTTATCGAAATCGTATTTGATCTCCCTGCCCTTCAAGGAGCCCAGTTCATAGCTTATGGCACCTTCAGTGATGATATGTGGGGCCTTAAAATTCATAGCGGTTCGTTGTAGTCCTTGTCCTTGCTAGTCCGCAAGTTGTCCAGATATGGGACAGTGGGGGTGCGTTTGGCATTGTTTTCTTCGATCTCAAAAACTTTCTTTTTCATTTTTTTCCGTTTCTTCCCGTTTGTAATGTTTTTAGTTGTTTGTATAAGTTTGTTTATAGGTACCAACGCTTGTCCACTGCTTGTCCCGAATTTGGTACGGTACTGGTCCAGGGCTTGTCCAGTACTTGTCCCAAAATCGAACATCTTGATTCGGCTGCCCTTGTAGGGATTGTGGGATGGAGAGTACAGGATATAGTTCCAATGGCTGAGCTCTCGGATGCAGCGGTGATAGGTCGATTTGGAGCCTATTTTGGCATAAGCCATGGCCTCTTCCCTACTGATATAGAACTCGGCCACAAAATAGTTTTGGTTCCACAATTGGAAGAGTCCGATATACAGGCTGATATGGGTCGGGTTCAAACGGTTGTCCTTGGCAAACTGGGCAAACACCCCGTTCAGGTGTTTGATATAATTGATGTCCTCCATCTTAGATGCGGTTATGGACCTTGTTCTGCTCCAGTACTTCCATGATCTCATGGTATTCATAGTAGAGCACCCCTCCTATCTTTGTATAGGGTAGGGTCCCATTGATCCTTAGGTTTTGAAGGGTGCCCGGGGATATGCCCAAGAGGTCCCGCACCTCATTTGATTTGAGCCATTTTTTGTTGCGTTGTCCCTTTTCGTTCTGCAAAAGGTCCTTGATGTCCTCCAACAGTTCTATCTTGAACTCCCTTAAATCTTCGGTGGTAATGATGGTCGCTCCCATGTGTTTTGTGTTTTAATAGGAAGGGCCACTGCATGATTTTTATGTCATTTGGTGACCCATCCACTGATTTGACTTTCTGGGACAAAACTCAAAAACAAAATTGAAAAAACTTCCCAAGTTGGTACCAAGGTGGGTGTTTTTTTCAATGCATAGGATTTGATGGTATTTGGTTGAATTTGACCTTTGTAAACCTATTGAAAACCTCAGAAAACCCATAATCCTGGCACTATGGCCCATCAAAATGCAAATTCCCAAGTTGGTACCAACTTGGGAAAAACTAAAACTCATTCATCCAGGGAATCCATCCGTTGGTTGAGCATCTCAATGAGCTTGTCCAAAAAGCGGGTCTTACTGGTCTTTCGGGACCGGATATCAATAAAAGTGTGGTAGTAGTTACCGAGGTCCACATTGTAAAAATGTTCAAAATGCGAGGCCAACTCCTTGATGTCCGTGGTACCGCTATTGATGCATTTGCTGGATTGGAGTGCATATAAAAGTTCGATCAAATCGGT
Encoded here:
- a CDS encoding conjugal transfer protein, with protein sequence MKIDWKQTLWNNPRLWILALILAISLSGRATAQGMPVYDNTNFISMTKSLLESAKQTSELLKTVEFLKEQKDNIVKVNNTIKQLKALRELARNNEILFRTVQNDLRDILNSPYIKAGEVEQVSKAFEQIMDTAIDDLDFVYQILSSDFLKMTDAERTAILMEKKVQSQEMVAELEVKTRRYREIISFRRMQDIINNRETEY
- a CDS encoding TraG family conjugative transposon ATPase yields the protein MSKLNFNAFHPILDIQNHVVFGSNGNVVLCYQVELPEIYSLSETDFEELHGMWFQAFKSLPVGAIIHKQDRYQKKGYDARNLPRDTFLAKATHDYFVGREHLDHQSYLLFVLPLEKAFNATKYVNPFRKVENGLHRKLDVQVAEFITSVNDAVSYVNNSKSVTMVPMEPEAILKHTHNYFNGFNLDFDTDIQLGKGPLEIGDHYFDVMAINNEKCFGETVQSSVPNGKFSSDGFSFHKGFMDDLGLELGENHIINQILFLDDTHQWRKRLDKKIEELSKSSNFGSQNKVVRNKVQHILDRINGDDTARIVRGHVNIVFWHTEAGVLKRIASGIKAQLKELDIRPYHPNGEERKHYFLNSYPSHASNFSNEDLFVMDLKAALCLYINNTNYRSDETGIVFNDRQYNIPVVKDVWDEGKRRIKARNFAIFAPTGEGKSFLANNILRQYFEADVRLVIIDLGGSYAKFAQLYPDDHIILRYEQGKNLGINPFYISEQSDLNPERLEDLALFLLELLAESHVTKSKEVALKKVLLHYYNKIMEGHSLASLYQFVDRNKDTLIEDTRVQESDFNVYGFLHILSEYVDGGLYSFLFHMAEDQTYKIEDKRLIVFELDEVRDNREILSVMLKLIKSAIQRTIWRNRSERGIILFDEFAKQLKFPNVLESVEFYYQAIRKQNGAIGIILQSINQLPENATSASILENTQVIYSLRNEKGYHELVRRLHLSNHDLNQLKSLRNNLTGERKYTEIFVKIGKESNVFRLEVPPEVYAAYLTDGMEHGQIMELFAQFGDMERAITEFINQQKKMI
- a CDS encoding ATPase, which encodes MNFKAPHIITEGAISYELGSLKGREIKYDFDKILVYLDAKGKLLFGKKFRMHREDREMLYKLSLYFIRDRERCKQFGIDVDKGLLLSGPVGCGKTSLMKLFKFMVPHQRPYEVIPSRNIVFGFNHLGYKIIGDYGNTQSFCFDDLGVEPDGVHFGKECNVMGEILLSRYELFTDHKIKTHATTNLNAQELELRYGNRVRSRMRELFNLVGFDKDSKDKRK
- a CDS encoding helix-turn-helix domain-containing protein; translated protein: MGATIITTEDLREFKIELLEDIKDLLQNEKGQRNKKWLKSNEVRDLLGISPGTLQNLRINGTLPYTKIGGVLYYEYHEIMEVLEQNKVHNRI